A single Anopheles maculipalpis chromosome 3RL, idAnoMacuDA_375_x, whole genome shotgun sequence DNA region contains:
- the LOC126564809 gene encoding mitochondrial carrier protein Rim2: MSQRDRESFIHLFAGGIAGTAGAVVTCPLEVVKTRLQSSSSSFIHAAASTRHGLVTDGGKLTDTHHQHQVRHVAAINNASSSASDRHHNAARHHPSRVCASTILTRRRPSILAIPQCGLSTSVQSISIWQCLKHIVQTEGSRALFKGLGPNIVGVAPSRAIYFCAYSKTKNTLNTVGIIPANSPLVHILSASCAGFVSSTATNPIWFIKTRMQLDSNANGRMTVGECVRRIYESQGVRGFYKGITASYVGISETVIHFVIYEALKKKLLELRTSSPAAKALASGDSSAEGGKTSRDFLEFMAAGATSKTIASVVAYPHEVARTRLREEGNKYRNFWQTLLTVWKEEGKAGLYRGLGTQLVRQIPNTAIMMATYEAVVYVLTNPASASLLPTGAGN, translated from the exons TATCGCTGGTACTGCTGGCGCCGTAGTGACATGCCCGTTGGAGGTGGTAAAAACACGTCTGCAAagttcgtcgtcgtcgtttatCCATGCGGCCGCCTCGACTAGACATGGGCTCGTTACCGATGGTGGGAAACTGACCGATACTCATCACCAGCATCAAGTACGCCACGTGGCCGCCATCAACAACGCATCCTCGTCAGCATCCGATCGGCACCATAACGCGGCTCGCCATCATCCGTCACGAGTATGCGCTAGCACGATCCTGACCCGTCGTCGTCCTTCG ATACTGGCCATTCCACAGTGTGGTTTGTCAACGTCGGTACAGTCGATTAGCATCTGGCAATGCCTGAAGCATATCGTCCAAACCGAAGGCTCACGAGCCCTGTTCAAGGGTCTCGGACCGAATATCGTCGGCGTGGCACCATCCCGTGCGATCTACTTCTGCGCCTATTCTAAGACAAAGAATACGCTGAATACAGTCGG TATTATTCCGGCCAACTCGCCCCTGGTGCACATACTGAGCGCATCCTGTGCCGGTTTCGTTTCGTCCACGGCCACAAATCCGATATGGTTCATCAAGACGCGAATGCAGCTGGACAGCAATGCGAACGGTCGGATGACGgtgggtgagtgtgtgcggCGCATTTACGAATCGCAGGGTGTGCGCGGGTTCTACAAAGGCATCACGGCCAGCTACGTCGGCATCTCGGAGACGGTGATCCACTTCGTCATCTACGAGGCTCTGAAAAAGAAACTG CTCGAGCTACGCACATCATCGCCAGCCGCAAAAGCCCTTGCGTCCGGAGACTCGTCCGCCGAAGGTGGTAAAACGTCACGCGACTTCCTGGAgtttatggcggccggtgccACGTCCAAGACGATCGCATCGGTGGTAGCATACCCGCACGAGGTCGCCCGCACACGGCTCCGGGAGGAGGGCAACAAGTATCGCAACTTCTGGCAGACGCTGTTGACCGTGTGGAAGGAGGAAGGCAAAGCCGGCCTCTACCG TGGTCTCGGAACGCAGCTGGTACGACAGATCCCGAACACGGCAATCATGATGGCCACGTACGAGGCCGTCGTGTACGTGTTGACCAACCCTGCCAGTGCCAGCCTGCTGCCAACCGGTGCGGGCAACTGA
- the LOC126563952 gene encoding LOW QUALITY PROTEIN: uncharacterized protein LOC126563952 (The sequence of the model RefSeq protein was modified relative to this genomic sequence to represent the inferred CDS: substituted 1 base at 1 genomic stop codon) — MKVDLHHNNSYSSSPHFWIGALWCTVGIIIFGAVAVISCWIKRCRHSVRYQQYTALDSGIGAPDRSPRERAARERAYAACQEWLQNTGGRYESIAHLDDIGSRSNKHWFLLNDCTIRTDRLMTLLPLPPDCIALEELPPSECPQGVLMELLGSLQHPYIYPVLDLGFFPSDSHQYTSLVMPFNPRGSLKDLIYKSQWNEPWSRKYTRKSTCLPLSQVQRLGRQILEALLFLRERGIPSHGHLHSGNVILQNGVARLSGLENGLLGLNSRVNAVIWARSAPDIDNIDVICFGHLLFEMCAGYELTSPQPTPGHYQLDLERYPQVWRDNAXGPKNPSHTNQCVALLQVVDVLQMIFESPDGRYPTVEELVLCDIFRNIDLREMRGTCVPSFKHGLSSSTLSLLNAVRRRQGAILSGSYSEGSSPCTPPSTPRDRKTGDVESSDLSSSDSEDLLDEIVIASARIDDPCHYDPLSSPIHYCDNNVHSDDNSNSNNNTIIRIDSIEEAQGAGTSSSATGSSVGAVAGGSGGSGAVSLNPSSAYKNSKSRRMEYSRRGMILGLSNPSQDSAFGSMTDGESSRASSFKLSSFASMNSPIDEGVEDLLIEQGLASTSDNLATTIANMKYIDSTGSSPCHDYHHHTQSQVLPQTSGYNTSPGPCAVSSSRTEPSIASRDISPSRSRFLEPPKLVINNHSSSTTNSSLCYTLSPLRKCATTEVFSQKYRVSSFEDMSYNSTRKSIKNTSRKIFRSFEEERRIDSAFMPIDTSRSQPPHPRSTGQLQPQLSLPPMLAPPSTPSPKHAPSPVSPSRKNHLSYQNLHTIVPTARERGLQWRSNLIKSNECLFETSFNCVPGGHSHQQQQQLQQHHAHQFRSVSSFSGGPHSEVERMLRSHGSQDLPTTETGSIGEMSCDRFILTPEPLPPGSPSCTSSVTSTTSVSSPAASLTSMSRMRPNRTDRQQLFSLARFKHSTILDSVSIEDFSSEASLRAATGRSNSPASPCRSAASAASSSSTGEGATLELEAKPLSSDVTCTSDASDTASEDATSVSTTDTSLLKSPVPQRPGGSANASIDHTRHKHAPRDVRQYLDDAAGSDEFGSGNEEKTPLLDGMELSPISPTDSEQML; from the exons ACACAGCGTGCGCTACCAGCAgtatacggcactggacagtGGTATCGGGGCACCGGATCGCAGTCCACGGGAGCGAGCAGCACGGGAACGGGCGTATGCCGCCTGTCAGGAATGGCTACAGAACACGGGCGGCCGGTACGAGTCCATCGCACACCTAGATGACATCGGATCGCGCTCGAATAAGCACTGGTTCCTGTTGAACGATTGCACG ATACGTACCGATCGGCTTATGACGCTGCTACCATTACCTCCCGATTGTATTGCCTTAGAAGAGCTGCCACCCTCCGAATGTCCCCAGGGTGTGCTGATGGAGCTGCTCGGTTCGCTCCAGCATCCGTACATTTATCCGGTGCTAGATCTAGGTTTTTTCCCCTCCGATTCCCACCAGTACACCAGTCTCGTGATGCCATTCAACCCGCGCGGTAGTCTCAAGGATCTTATCTACAAG TCACAGTGGAACGAACCGTGGAGTCGCAAGTACACACGCAAGTCTACCTGTTTGCCGCTGTCCCAGGTACAGCGGCTAGGACGACAAATACTGGAGGCACTGCTGTTCCTTCGCGAGCGCGGCATTCCTTCGCACGGTCATCTGCATAGTGGTAATGTCATCCTGCAGAACGGAGTTGCTCG ATTATCCGGCTTAGAAAATGGACTGCTTGGATTGAACTCGCGCGTCAACGCCGTCATCTGGGCACGATCCGCACCGGACATCGATAATATCGACGTCATCTGCTTCGGTCACCTGCTGTTCGAGATGTGTGCCGGATATGAGCTGACGTCACCGCAGCCAACACCCGGCCACTATCAGCTCGATCTCGAGCGATATCCACAGGTATGGAGGGATAATGCTTAAGGCCCCAAAAATCCGTCACACACTAATCAATGTGTCGCTCTGCTTCAGGTGGTCGATGTACTTCAGATGATCTTCGAGTCACCGGATGGCCGCTACCCGACGGTGGAGGAGCTCGTGCTTTGTGATATTTTCCGCAATATCGATTTAAGAGAAATGCGAGGAACATGTGTGCCT TCCTTCAAACACGGTTTGAGCAGCTCCACCCTGAGCTTACTGAATGCGGTCCGGCGTCGCCAGGGAGCCATCCTAAGCGGCTCATACAGCGAGGGCAGCTCACCCTGTACACCACCATCGACGCCACGTGATCGGAAAACCGG tGATGTAGAATCCTCCGATCTGTCTAGTAGTGATTCTGAAGATCTGTTAGATGAAATAGTTATAGCGTCAGCCCGCATCGACGATCCATGCCATTACGATCCACTGAGCTCGCCGATACATTACTGTGACAATAATGTCCACTCGGACGACAACAGCAATagtaacaacaacacaatcatTCGTATAGATTCGATCGAAGAAGCGCAAGGGGCCGGCACATCGTCCTCGGCCACGGGCTCTTCGGTGGGTGCGGTGGCGGGCGGTTCGGGCGGATCGGGTGCCGTCAGTCTCAACCCGTCCTCCGCGTACAAGAACTCCAAGTCGCGCCGCATGGAGTACAGCCGGCGCGGCATGATACTCGGGCTCAGCAACCCGTCGCAAGACTCCGCGTTCGGTTCCATGACGGACGGCGAATCGTCCAGGGCGTCCAGCTTTAAGCTTAGCAGCTTCGCCTCCATGAACTCCCCGATCGACGAGGGCGTGGAGGATCTGCTGATTGAGCAGGGGTTGGCCAGCACCTCCGACAACCTGGCGACTACGATTGCCAACATGAAGTACATCGATTCTACCGGATCCTCACCCTGCCACGACTATCATCACCATACGCAGTCGCAGGTGTTACCGCAAACTTCGGGCTACAACACATCGCCCGGACCGTGCGCTGTCAGTAGCTCGCGGACGGAACCATCGATCGCTTCCCGAGACATTTCGCCGAGTCGCTCGAGGTTCCTGGAACCGCCCAAACTCGTCATCAACAATCATTCGTCCTCTACGACGAACTCATCGCTGTGTTACACACTGTCCCCGCTGCGCAAGTGTGCCACTACTGAGGTCTTCTCGCAGAAGTATCGCGTGTCATCGTTCGAGGACATGTCGTACAACTCTACGCGCAAGTCAATCAAAAACACGAGCCGTAAGATTTTCCGCTCGTTTGAGGAGGAGCGTCGCATCGATTCAGCTTTCATGCCGATCGATACATCGCGCTCGCAACCACCTCACCCACGGTCGACAGGACAGCTACAACCGCAGCTGTCACTACCGCCAATGCTGGCCCCACCGTCAACACCGTCGCCAAAGCATGCACCATCGCCAGTGTCTCCATCACGCAAGAACCATTTGTCCTACCAAAATCTGCACACGATCGTACCGACGGCTCGAGAGCGTGGTCTTCAATGGCGCAGCAATTTGATCAAATCAAATGAGTGTCTGTTTGAAACATCCTTTAACTGTGTTCCCGGTGGACACtctcaccagcagcagcaacagctacaACAACACCACGCTCACCAGTTCCGCTCGGTGTCCAGCTTTTCCGGCGGTCCACATTCCGAGGTGGAACGTATGCTAAGAAGTCACGGTTCCCAAGATCTCCCAACAACCGAGACCGGTAGCATTGGTGAGATGAGTTGTGATCGGTTCATACTCACCCCGGAACCACTACCGCCCGGTAGTCCCTCCTGTACATCCTCCGTGACGTCTACAACGTCCGTCTCCTCACCGGCCGCCTCGCTCACCTCCATGAGCCGTATGcgcccgaaccgaaccgaccgCCAGCAACTGTTCTCGTTGGCAAGGTTCAAGCACAGCACAATCCTGGACAGTGTGTCCATCGAAGACTTCTCCTCCGAAGCTTCACTCCGCGCAGCAACCGGGCGCTCCAACAGTCCCGCTAGCCCTTGCCGTAGTGCAGCCAGTGCCGCTTCTTCATCCTCTACCGGTGAGGGCGCAACGCTAGAGTTGGAAGCCAAACCACTCTCGTCGGACGTAACCTGCACGTCGGATGCTTCCGATACGGCCAGCGAGGATGCTACCAGCGTTAGCACGACTGACACTTCCCTGCTCAAGTCACCGGTCCCACAACGTCCGGGAGGATCCGCCAACGCGAGCATCGATCACACCCGGCACAAGCACGCACCAAGGGACGTTCGTCAGTATCTGGACGATGCTGCCGGTAGCGATGAGTTCGGTAGCGGTAACGAGGAGAAAACACCGCTGCTGGATGGTATGGAGCTGTCACCGATCTCACCGACAGATTCGGAACAAATGTTGTGA